From one Culex quinquefasciatus strain JHB chromosome 3, VPISU_Cqui_1.0_pri_paternal, whole genome shotgun sequence genomic stretch:
- the LOC6032899 gene encoding brachyurin: protein MKSLIIFVAVLALASAEWIDIDWSQVRPIEDFDHYWARLPAKLQYLRKLQPDRRVTFGQEATPGQFPYQAVVLISVPGGTALCGGSILSKNYILTAAHCVVDATGGTVIVGAHNYATYEPSQQRIAFGLSGIQYHSGYNPEIVRNDVATIRLNSPLTLNDRVKAVRLPATGDYRQFAGATGTVSGHGRTESGSTSNVLRFTSNPIMSQQECLDYWQWPEIIEAQNVCLDGVDGRSACNGDSGGPLTVVDAGSSIQVGIVSFGNGYGCTLGTPSVFARVTYFKDWILQHSDVQQ, encoded by the coding sequence atgaagagtttgattatttttgttgcTGTTTTGGCGCTTGCCAGCGCGGAGTGgatcgatatcgattggtcccAGGTCCGGCCAATCGAGGACTTTGATCACTACTGGGCTCGCCTTCCGGCAAAGCTGCAATATCTGCGTAAACTGCAACCGGATCGAAGAGTCACGTTCGGCCAGGAAGCTACTCCGGGCCAGTTTCCGTACCAGGCCGTTGTTCTGATCTCCGTACCGGGAGGCACTGCTCTGTGTGGAGGATCAATTCTGTCCAAGAACTACATTCTGACTGCTGCTCACTGCGTCGTTGATGCTACTGGAGGAACTGTCATCGTGGGAGCCCACAATTATGCGACTTATGAACCATCTCAACAAAGGATCGCTTTTGGACTGAGTGGAATTCAGTATCATTCAGGGTACAACCCGGAGATTGTGCGAAATGATGTGGCCACCATTCGCTTGAACAGTCCCTTAACGTTAAACGATCGCGTTAAGGCAGTGCGTCTTCCTGCTACAGGAGATTATCGTCAGTTTGCCGGAGCGACTGGAACCGTTTCCGGTCATGGAAGGACGGAAAGTGGTTCTACTTCTAATGTCCTCAGATTCACTTCCAATCCGATCATGAGTCAGCAGGAATGCCTGGACTATTGGCAATGGCCGGAAATTATCGAGGCCCAGAACGTCTGTCTGGATGGTGTTGATGGTCGGTCGGCGTGCAATGGCGATTCCGGTGGTCCTCTCACTGTTGTAGATGCTGGAAGCAGTATACAGGTCGGTATTGTCTCGTTTGGAAACGGTTACGGTTGTACCCTTGGAACTCCTTCGGTATTTGCCCGCGTGACTTATTTCAAGGATTGGATCCTGCAGCACTCGGATGTACAgcaataa